Proteins encoded by one window of Micromonospora coxensis:
- a CDS encoding CU044_2847 family protein yields MSQLVEFPLEGGGAIRVEVSDEEGVTPVGRAGDAVTRAHETWESVLDRLRPLTAGVLRTVRDAAEPPDRVCVEFGVKLTAKAGLVVASGTSEANLKVQLEWNRPGDTA; encoded by the coding sequence TGTCCCAGCTCGTCGAGTTCCCGTTGGAGGGCGGTGGCGCCATCCGGGTGGAGGTCTCCGACGAGGAGGGCGTGACCCCGGTCGGCCGCGCCGGGGACGCGGTGACCCGCGCGCACGAGACCTGGGAGTCGGTCCTGGACCGGCTCCGCCCGCTGACCGCCGGCGTCCTGCGCACCGTGCGCGACGCCGCCGAACCGCCGGACCGGGTCTGCGTGGAGTTCGGCGTGAAGCTCACCGCCAAGGCCGGGCTCGTCGTCGCCAGCGGCACCTCCGAGGCCAACCTCAAGGTGCAGCTCGAATGGAACCGGCCCGGCGACACCGCCTGA
- a CDS encoding trypsin-like peptidase domain-containing protein produces MHAARGQPVPDDAQLAVAAVLDDAGVVHGAAFLIDSTRLLTCAHVVQAALGPDHPTPGGTGLTLVTLAFPLVAPDRHVAAVVLPQHWQPAGPDGSGDVAVLQLLGPAPADARPVRLARPGQAGTRDRVCRVFGFPRSLAEGRWFEGRVVGPVGGGWIQLANRTDAGYRIEPGFSGAPVWDSRMRCVIGMVVAVDKWLRPQLDYPAAFMIPIRRLPVPDQFGRPRVLARWRQPLSRWRTDPSTRRREPRRRVAAVLAALLVAALVVAPEPLTGCAAPVELRVAATPDDLTTYESVAAAYESWATARAGGCRPTNVFVYPAAASDVAQGLRLGWSAAPGRPATDRDPGTPGWYPADVGPRPDVWFPGAELPAAQVLSLTTVREYRVVARSPLVLAVPRGRVESGRDDPDRQRALSWPELFAKASRAPREEPLPTDSGRRVAGTGWQVVRPDPTVSPEARMVDVALYDGAPDATRIRQLERRLAAAQDAHGFPLGSLAAVLCRQRQLALDPAAPPLPALVTTEQALVQFNLGERLGAGCVERGRPAWDRSLLAFYPEVTPGAEHRMVLLDWPAPVQSATARVAAEDFLRWLTGSGRDALLARGFRVPDLDRAGPVLSEINGVLPGWLLDNPQWQLTDAGDPMALAAADRRYQEARRPARVLLALDTSGSMLAEAGRGTRFDVAVDGVAGSLDQLGGRDEVGVWAFSTAHRGSVARLREVGRADPARDAALLDRLRRTVPAGDTPLYRAIDAAVREVRRRGDPRDEHLRAVVVLTDGRDTASGELTPQLDGDPPVRLYVIAVGEASCDDRLRGRTLRQTTLATGGACVPAAAGTVDRALAGLFRQLWEKGAEQ; encoded by the coding sequence ATGCACGCAGCGAGAGGGCAGCCGGTGCCCGACGACGCCCAGCTCGCGGTGGCCGCCGTGCTGGACGACGCCGGGGTCGTCCACGGCGCGGCCTTCCTGATCGACTCCACCCGGCTGCTGACCTGCGCCCACGTGGTGCAGGCGGCGCTCGGCCCGGATCACCCGACGCCCGGCGGGACCGGCCTCACCCTGGTGACGCTGGCCTTCCCACTGGTCGCGCCCGACCGGCACGTGGCCGCGGTGGTGCTCCCGCAGCACTGGCAGCCGGCCGGCCCGGACGGCTCGGGCGACGTCGCCGTCCTGCAACTGCTCGGGCCGGCGCCCGCCGACGCCCGGCCGGTCCGGCTCGCCCGCCCCGGCCAGGCCGGCACCCGCGACCGGGTCTGCCGCGTCTTCGGCTTCCCCCGGTCCCTGGCCGAGGGACGGTGGTTCGAGGGACGGGTCGTCGGGCCGGTCGGCGGTGGCTGGATCCAGCTCGCCAACCGCACCGACGCCGGATACCGGATCGAGCCGGGCTTCTCCGGGGCGCCGGTGTGGGACAGCCGGATGCGGTGCGTCATCGGCATGGTCGTCGCGGTCGACAAGTGGCTCCGGCCGCAGCTGGACTACCCGGCCGCCTTCATGATTCCGATCCGCCGGCTGCCGGTGCCCGACCAGTTCGGCCGGCCCCGGGTGCTGGCCCGCTGGCGGCAGCCGCTCAGCCGGTGGCGTACCGACCCGTCGACGCGCCGGCGGGAACCGCGACGCCGGGTCGCGGCCGTGCTGGCCGCCCTGCTGGTGGCCGCCCTCGTCGTCGCGCCCGAGCCGCTCACCGGCTGCGCGGCCCCGGTGGAGCTGCGGGTGGCGGCCACGCCGGACGACCTGACCACCTACGAGTCGGTGGCCGCCGCGTACGAGTCGTGGGCCACCGCCCGGGCCGGCGGCTGCCGCCCGACGAACGTCTTCGTCTATCCCGCCGCCGCCTCGGACGTGGCGCAGGGGCTCAGGCTCGGCTGGTCGGCGGCCCCCGGTCGGCCGGCCACCGACCGGGACCCGGGGACGCCGGGCTGGTACCCGGCCGACGTCGGGCCGCGCCCGGACGTCTGGTTCCCCGGGGCGGAGCTGCCGGCGGCGCAGGTGCTGAGCCTGACCACGGTGCGCGAGTACCGGGTCGTCGCCCGCTCCCCGCTGGTCCTCGCGGTGCCCCGGGGCCGGGTGGAGTCCGGGCGCGACGACCCGGACCGGCAACGCGCGCTCTCCTGGCCGGAGCTGTTCGCCAAGGCCAGCCGCGCGCCGAGGGAGGAGCCGTTGCCCACCGACTCGGGTCGGCGGGTGGCCGGCACCGGGTGGCAGGTGGTCCGCCCCGACCCCACGGTGTCGCCGGAGGCCCGGATGGTCGACGTGGCGCTCTACGACGGCGCGCCCGACGCGACCCGGATCCGGCAGCTGGAGCGCCGGCTGGCGGCGGCCCAGGACGCACACGGGTTCCCGCTCGGGAGCCTGGCCGCCGTGCTGTGCCGGCAGCGGCAGCTCGCCCTGGACCCGGCCGCGCCGCCGCTGCCCGCGCTGGTCACCACCGAGCAGGCCCTGGTCCAGTTCAACCTCGGCGAGCGGCTCGGCGCCGGCTGCGTGGAGCGGGGCCGCCCGGCCTGGGACCGGTCGCTGCTGGCGTTCTACCCGGAGGTCACCCCGGGAGCCGAGCACCGGATGGTCCTGCTGGACTGGCCGGCCCCGGTGCAGAGCGCCACCGCCCGGGTCGCGGCGGAGGACTTCCTGCGCTGGCTGACCGGGTCCGGCCGGGACGCGCTGCTGGCCCGGGGCTTCCGGGTGCCGGACCTCGACCGGGCCGGCCCGGTGCTCAGCGAGATCAACGGGGTGCTGCCCGGCTGGCTGCTGGACAACCCCCAGTGGCAGCTCACCGACGCCGGTGACCCGATGGCCCTCGCCGCCGCCGACCGGCGGTACCAGGAGGCCCGCCGACCGGCCCGGGTGCTGCTGGCGCTGGACACCTCCGGGTCGATGCTGGCGGAGGCGGGCCGGGGCACCCGCTTCGACGTCGCCGTGGACGGCGTCGCCGGCTCGCTCGACCAGCTCGGCGGCCGGGACGAGGTCGGCGTGTGGGCGTTCTCGACGGCGCACCGGGGGTCGGTGGCCCGGCTGCGGGAGGTGGGCCGGGCCGACCCGGCGCGGGACGCCGCCCTGCTCGACCGGCTCCGTCGTACCGTGCCGGCGGGGGACACCCCGCTGTACCGGGCCATCGACGCGGCGGTCCGGGAGGTGCGCCGGCGCGGTGACCCGCGTGACGAGCACCTCCGGGCCGTGGTGGTGCTCACCGACGGCCGGGACACCGCCAGCGGGGAGCTGACGCCGCAGCTCGACGGCGACCCACCGGTACGCCTCTACGTGATCGCCGTCGGCGAGGCGAGCTGCGACGACCGGCTCCGGGGCCGCACCCTCCGGCAGACCACCCTGGCCACCGGCGGCGCATGCGTGCCGGCGGCGGCCGGGACGGTGGACCGCGCCCTCGCCGGGCTCTTCCGTCAACTGTGGGAGAAGGGAGCCGAGCAGTGA
- a CDS encoding extracellular solute-binding protein, with protein sequence MTDPGPTGPPVVRPRRWRVPSGFLLGVALGTAVGVVATVGWYAATGEQPLERGQLVILSGKDTSPGSQRDELVKLWNELHPESPARIRPAPVTTDQQHSEMAAVAQAQATDPGQDPENDVDIYNLDVTFTAEFAAAGYLRPIDESRLGAGHLDAFVPPALDGCRYQGSLWALPFNTDAGLLFYRSDLLGAAGPGAAHPRFDWDAVIDRGRVLAGPGRGGQPAMAGYVGQFGPYEGLTVNGMELIWSAGVDRLVDETQNRVVFQRERWERRLRDVAAARPAGLLVGDAFAVPGDEGRSLRDFREGRALFMRNWPLNYRSLTAPDAAPAAPVPFEVTLLPGPSALGGQNLAVAKHTRQPRAAQALIEFLTRKEAQRKLFALGGFAPTRADVYADPQLREQFPYLPLLADAVGQARIRPRVPHYFQFSRVFREGVRRALEGDGSLPENFEAQLNQALQGG encoded by the coding sequence GTGACCGATCCGGGACCGACCGGCCCGCCCGTCGTCCGTCCCCGCCGGTGGCGGGTCCCGTCCGGGTTCCTGCTCGGGGTGGCCCTCGGCACGGCCGTCGGCGTCGTCGCCACCGTCGGCTGGTACGCGGCGACCGGCGAGCAGCCGTTGGAGCGCGGGCAACTGGTGATCCTCAGCGGCAAGGACACCAGCCCCGGCAGCCAGCGCGACGAGCTGGTCAAGCTCTGGAACGAGCTGCACCCGGAGAGCCCGGCCCGGATCCGACCGGCGCCGGTCACCACCGACCAGCAGCACAGCGAGATGGCCGCCGTCGCCCAGGCACAGGCCACCGACCCGGGGCAGGACCCGGAGAACGACGTCGACATCTACAACCTGGACGTGACCTTCACGGCGGAGTTCGCGGCCGCCGGGTACCTGCGTCCCATCGACGAGTCGCGGCTCGGCGCGGGCCATCTCGACGCGTTCGTCCCGCCGGCGCTCGACGGCTGCCGGTACCAGGGCTCGCTCTGGGCGCTGCCGTTCAACACCGACGCCGGCCTGCTCTTCTACCGCTCCGACCTGCTCGGCGCGGCCGGGCCGGGCGCGGCGCACCCGCGCTTCGACTGGGACGCCGTCATCGACCGTGGCCGCGTCCTCGCCGGGCCGGGCCGGGGCGGTCAGCCGGCGATGGCCGGCTACGTCGGGCAGTTCGGGCCGTACGAGGGGCTGACCGTCAACGGCATGGAGCTGATCTGGTCCGCCGGGGTGGACCGGCTGGTCGACGAGACGCAGAACCGGGTCGTCTTCCAGCGGGAGCGGTGGGAGCGGCGGCTGCGTGACGTCGCCGCGGCCCGGCCGGCCGGGCTGCTCGTGGGCGACGCCTTCGCCGTCCCCGGCGACGAGGGCCGCAGCCTGCGGGACTTCCGGGAGGGCCGGGCCCTGTTCATGCGCAACTGGCCGCTCAACTACCGGTCGCTGACCGCACCGGACGCGGCCCCGGCCGCCCCGGTGCCGTTCGAGGTCACCCTGCTGCCCGGCCCGTCGGCGCTGGGCGGGCAGAATCTGGCGGTCGCCAAGCACACCCGTCAGCCGAGGGCGGCCCAGGCGCTGATCGAGTTCCTGACCAGGAAGGAGGCGCAGCGCAAGCTCTTCGCGCTGGGCGGCTTCGCGCCGACCCGGGCCGACGTCTACGCCGACCCCCAGTTGCGCGAGCAGTTCCCGTACCTGCCGCTGCTGGCCGACGCGGTGGGCCAGGCCCGGATCCGGCCCCGGGTGCCGCACTACTTCCAGTTCAGCCGGGTGTTCCGGGAGGGTGTCCGGCGGGCCCTGGAAGGCGACGGGAGCCTGCCGGAGAACTTCGAGGCGCAACTCAACCAGGCGTTGCAGGGCGGTTGA
- a CDS encoding GNAT family N-acetyltransferase: protein MPQTVALHVATFAELDARTLHDLLRLRIDVFVVEQACPYPELDGRDVEPGTRHLWLESGGVPVAYLRILADPGGVARIGRVVVAPSARGAGHAGRLMTEALRLVGDRPCVLEAQSYLADFYARHGFTVTGPEYVEDGIPHLPMRRDG from the coding sequence GTGCCGCAGACCGTCGCCCTCCACGTCGCCACCTTCGCCGAACTGGACGCCCGCACCCTGCACGACCTGCTCCGGCTCCGCATCGACGTGTTCGTCGTGGAGCAGGCGTGCCCGTACCCGGAGCTGGACGGCCGCGACGTCGAGCCCGGCACCCGGCACCTGTGGCTGGAGTCCGGTGGCGTCCCGGTGGCGTACCTGCGGATCCTGGCCGACCCGGGCGGCGTGGCGCGCATCGGCCGGGTCGTGGTGGCGCCCTCGGCGCGCGGCGCCGGCCACGCCGGCCGGCTGATGACCGAGGCGCTGCGGCTGGTGGGCGACCGGCCCTGCGTGCTGGAGGCGCAGTCCTACCTGGCCGACTTCTACGCCCGGCACGGCTTCACCGTCACCGGCCCCGAGTACGTCGAGGACGGCATCCCGCACCTGCCGATGCGCCGGGACGGCTGA